One stretch of Candidatus Nitrosotenuis cloacae DNA includes these proteins:
- a CDS encoding inositol monophosphatase family protein, whose product MQVIEILREASRQVYENVKDLAGTKAAAEDHGIGKGGDISRKIDIVAEKTVLDYLKKIKFDCIVLGEECGRVELSRKPKGFVIMDAIDGSANAVRGIPFFCCSLAFAPKNKLSSITDGVVTDLSNGDMYWATKGKGAYLNKKKITVHKQKPVYKIVGINVSGATPKLVKRIQPIFQNSNHSRHLGANALELALFARGLIDVYIDLREKIRVTDMAAGYIISKEAGGVILDQKLKPLDSDLSYETRLSFIAAANKQILSDTVKQLKL is encoded by the coding sequence GTGCAAGTAATTGAAATTCTAAGAGAGGCATCAAGACAGGTCTATGAGAATGTCAAAGACTTGGCAGGAACAAAGGCGGCAGCAGAAGATCATGGCATAGGCAAAGGAGGCGATATTTCTCGCAAAATAGACATTGTTGCGGAAAAAACTGTTCTGGATTATCTAAAGAAAATAAAATTTGACTGCATTGTACTTGGAGAAGAATGTGGTAGAGTGGAGTTATCAAGAAAACCAAAGGGTTTTGTCATAATGGACGCCATTGACGGTTCTGCAAACGCAGTGAGGGGAATTCCATTCTTTTGTTGCTCTTTGGCATTTGCTCCAAAAAACAAGCTCAGCTCAATCACAGATGGTGTGGTAACAGATCTGTCAAATGGCGATATGTATTGGGCAACAAAAGGCAAGGGCGCATACCTAAACAAGAAGAAGATCACAGTACACAAACAAAAACCAGTCTACAAAATAGTCGGAATTAATGTCTCAGGTGCCACCCCAAAACTGGTTAAAAGAATTCAGCCAATCTTTCAGAATTCTAATCACTCAAGACACTTAGGCGCAAATGCACTAGAATTAGCACTCTTTGCCAGGGGATTGATTGATGTTTACATTGACCTAAGAGAAAAAATCAGAGTCACAGACATGGCAGCTGGCTACATAATATCAAAAGAAGCAGGCGGAGTTATACTGGACCAAAAACTCAAACCACTTGATTCCGATTTATCATATGAGACAAGACTATCATTTATTGCAGCTGCAAACAAGCAGATTCTCTCAGATACTGTAAAACAGCTAAAACTGTAG
- a CDS encoding AAA family ATPase, which produces MWSEKHRPKQIIDMVGNEEARKSFVDWIIKWKKGAKPILLVGPPGIGKTTLAQLAAKEFGYDVIGMNASDVRNKSNIEELLSPLLGSTSLLGRPMIFIDEVDGIHGRSDFGGVEALLKILKEPTVPIILAANSDDSDKMKNIKKTAKTIYLKPVPPRLLGLYLGKVLKEEGAKLSPGTTIKVIVECRGDIRSMLNMAQAQMGGFDVDSEKSFEALDIEAGINAFFKAKTRQEAQSVLYSLRIDPREKLNAFYSSIVTSNIQNKDMARLLDVISEADVLYGRIIRTQEWRLLRYLDNILLRLYSENLPIQYSQYNLSWPLLNKLRWDGKVIKSLAANLAQRFHVSQSTTATYYLPYILFCMKNKKLELEINPEYSEVLQKEIELIH; this is translated from the coding sequence ATGTGGTCTGAGAAACATAGGCCAAAACAAATTATTGACATGGTTGGCAACGAAGAGGCCAGAAAGTCATTTGTTGACTGGATAATAAAATGGAAAAAAGGCGCAAAACCGATTCTCCTTGTGGGCCCTCCGGGAATTGGCAAAACAACACTTGCACAACTTGCGGCAAAAGAATTCGGTTATGATGTTATAGGAATGAATGCAAGCGATGTGAGAAACAAATCAAACATAGAGGAATTGCTCTCGCCGCTTCTTGGTAGCACAAGTCTTCTTGGAAGGCCAATGATCTTCATAGATGAGGTGGATGGGATTCATGGCAGATCCGACTTTGGCGGAGTGGAGGCCTTGCTGAAAATTCTCAAAGAGCCAACCGTTCCGATAATTTTGGCAGCAAATTCTGATGATTCTGATAAAATGAAAAACATCAAAAAAACAGCAAAGACAATTTACCTAAAACCAGTACCGCCGCGACTACTTGGGCTGTATCTTGGCAAGGTGCTCAAAGAAGAGGGAGCAAAGCTTTCTCCTGGCACTACAATCAAAGTTATTGTGGAATGTCGTGGTGATATCCGTTCCATGTTGAATATGGCGCAAGCCCAGATGGGCGGATTTGATGTGGATTCAGAAAAATCATTTGAAGCACTTGACATTGAAGCCGGCATAAACGCGTTTTTCAAGGCAAAAACAAGACAAGAGGCACAAAGTGTACTATACTCATTAAGAATAGATCCTAGAGAAAAACTCAACGCATTTTATTCTAGCATTGTTACAAGCAACATCCAAAACAAAGACATGGCAAGACTGCTTGATGTGATATCGGAAGCAGACGTGTTGTATGGCAGAATAATCCGAACGCAAGAATGGAGACTGTTGCGCTATTTGGACAATATTTTGCTCAGGCTATATTCTGAGAATCTGCCAATACAGTATTCCCAGTATAATTTATCGTGGCCATTGCTGAATAAACTAAGATGGGATGGCAAAGTAATCAAATCGCTGGCAGCTAATCTCGCACAAAGATTTCACGTATCACAAAGCACCACTGCGACATATTATTTGCCATACATTCTATTTTGCATGAAAAACAAAAAACTGGAACTGGAGATAAACCCAGAATATTCTGAGGTACTTCAAAAGGAGATCGAGCTGATACATTGA
- a CDS encoding acyl-CoA carboxylase subunit beta encodes MHTDKIEKFLEKQKTALASGGQDKILAQHEKGKLTARERIHLLLDEGSFTEIDALATHHYYEYDMQKKKFFTDGVITGYGTINSRQVFVFAYDFTVLGGTLSQMGAKKITKLMDHAVRTGCPIIGIADSGGARIQEGILSLDGFADIFYHNELASGVVPQITASIGPSAGGAVYSPAMTDFVIMVEKAGTMYVTGPEVVKTVLGEEVSFEDLGGAMTHGTKSGVAHFVAKNEYDCFDKIKTLLSYIPSNNTEEAPYVQTDDDPNRVDHNLINKIPENSLQPYDMKEVLLSVVDNHQLFEVHELFAQNVIVGFARMNGRTVGIVANQPMYLAGALDIDSSNKASRFIRYCDAFNIPIVTFVDTPGYMPGTNQEHNGIIRHGSKLLYAYCEATVPKITLVIGKAYGGAYIAMGSKNLRTDINYAWPTAQIAVLGSEAAVKIMNKKDLDSAKNPDELKKQLTAEFNEKFANPYVAASNGSVDTVIDPAQTRPMLIKALEMLANKRDKQLPRKHGNINL; translated from the coding sequence ATGCATACTGATAAGATTGAAAAATTTCTAGAAAAACAAAAAACAGCACTTGCAAGCGGCGGACAAGACAAAATCCTGGCCCAACATGAAAAAGGAAAGCTAACAGCAAGAGAGAGAATCCATCTATTACTGGATGAGGGAAGCTTTACAGAAATTGATGCACTAGCTACTCATCATTACTATGAATATGACATGCAGAAAAAGAAATTCTTTACCGATGGTGTCATAACTGGCTATGGCACAATCAATAGTCGACAGGTCTTTGTTTTTGCATATGACTTTACAGTTTTGGGCGGCACGCTCTCACAAATGGGCGCAAAGAAAATAACAAAACTCATGGACCATGCAGTGCGCACTGGCTGTCCAATAATTGGAATCGCGGATTCTGGTGGCGCAAGAATTCAAGAAGGGATTTTGAGCCTTGATGGATTTGCAGACATTTTCTATCACAATGAACTAGCATCTGGAGTTGTACCACAAATCACTGCAAGCATAGGGCCATCCGCTGGTGGTGCAGTATATTCTCCAGCAATGACTGACTTTGTAATAATGGTTGAAAAAGCAGGAACCATGTATGTTACAGGACCAGAAGTAGTCAAGACAGTGCTTGGCGAAGAAGTATCTTTTGAGGATCTTGGCGGTGCAATGACACACGGCACAAAATCTGGTGTGGCGCACTTTGTTGCAAAAAATGAATATGACTGCTTTGATAAAATCAAGACCTTACTCTCATACATTCCGTCAAACAACACAGAAGAAGCCCCATATGTGCAGACTGATGATGATCCAAACCGAGTTGATCATAATCTCATAAACAAGATTCCAGAAAACTCGTTGCAGCCATATGATATGAAGGAGGTGCTGCTATCGGTTGTGGATAATCACCAATTATTTGAGGTGCATGAATTGTTTGCACAAAACGTAATTGTTGGATTTGCAAGAATGAATGGAAGAACCGTTGGAATAGTTGCAAACCAGCCAATGTATCTGGCAGGGGCACTAGACATTGACTCTTCAAACAAGGCGTCACGCTTTATTCGATACTGTGATGCATTCAACATACCGATCGTTACATTTGTGGACACGCCAGGCTACATGCCGGGAACTAATCAGGAACACAATGGAATAATTCGACACGGCAGCAAACTTTTGTACGCATATTGCGAGGCAACTGTTCCAAAGATTACACTGGTTATCGGCAAAGCATATGGTGGTGCATACATTGCAATGGGAAGCAAAAACCTCAGAACCGACATTAACTATGCATGGCCAACCGCACAAATCGCAGTTCTTGGCTCAGAAGCCGCAGTAAAAATCATGAACAAAAAGGATCTTGATTCTGCCAAAAACCCAGACGAGCTCAAAAAGCAACTAACTGCAGAGTTTAATGAAAAATTTGCAAATCCATATGTTGCTGCATCAAATGGTTCGGTTGACACAGTAATAGATCCTGCTCAGACAAGACCTATGTTGATTAAAGCGTTAGAGATGCTTGCAAACAAGCGAGACAAACAACTTCCGAGAAAACACGGAAACATAAACCTGTGA
- a CDS encoding acetyl-CoA carboxylase biotin carboxylase subunit: protein MIKKVLIANRGEIALRVIRTCKALGLKTVAVYSDEDYNSLHVKQATEAYHIGKAAPRESYLNQEKILDAILKSGADAIHPGYGFLSENSDFAQLCEDNKINFIGPSAASMDLCGDKMRCKAAMLKAKVPTVPGSPDLVKDVEEALDVANEIGYPVLLKSVYGGGGRGIRLVTSDKELREAYETVTGESIAAFGKSAILVEKFLEKIRHIEYQMARDKHGNAVHIFERECSIQRRNQKLIEQTPSPAVDQKTRDRVGELVVKAAEAVDYTNLGTAEFLRADNGDFYFIEINARLQVEHPITELVSGLDLVKLQLDIANGEPLPFKQKDLHMNGYAIECRINAEDTFLDFAPSTGPVPDVTIPSGPGVRCDTYLYPGCTVSPFYDSLMAKLVTWGQTFEESRVRMLNALNDFYIQGVETSIPLYKTILKAEEYKKGNLSTDFLKRYGIIDRLTEDIKSDQKQKQDAAIAGAIMHSEFFRSKVKSSHAPSHRWKSHMDRR, encoded by the coding sequence ATGATAAAAAAAGTTCTAATCGCAAACAGAGGAGAAATTGCTTTACGAGTAATTCGAACATGCAAGGCACTCGGACTCAAAACAGTTGCGGTATATTCTGATGAGGACTATAACTCACTCCATGTCAAGCAAGCAACCGAGGCATATCATATTGGCAAAGCAGCTCCACGAGAGAGCTATCTGAATCAGGAAAAAATTCTAGATGCAATACTAAAGTCCGGAGCAGATGCTATACATCCTGGATATGGATTCCTATCAGAGAACTCTGACTTTGCACAACTATGTGAGGACAACAAGATCAATTTCATTGGCCCATCAGCCGCATCAATGGATCTTTGCGGTGACAAAATGAGATGCAAGGCAGCAATGCTCAAAGCCAAAGTTCCAACAGTTCCTGGCAGTCCTGATCTTGTAAAAGATGTTGAGGAAGCACTAGATGTTGCAAATGAGATCGGCTATCCAGTCTTACTAAAGTCAGTTTATGGTGGTGGTGGACGAGGAATTCGCCTAGTAACCAGCGACAAAGAACTGCGTGAAGCATATGAGACTGTAACTGGCGAATCTATTGCAGCATTTGGCAAATCCGCCATATTAGTTGAGAAATTCCTAGAAAAAATCCGACACATCGAATACCAGATGGCACGAGACAAGCACGGAAATGCAGTGCACATCTTTGAAAGAGAGTGCTCCATTCAAAGACGAAACCAAAAGCTAATCGAGCAGACCCCATCCCCAGCAGTTGATCAGAAAACTCGAGACAGAGTAGGAGAATTGGTAGTAAAGGCAGCAGAAGCAGTAGACTATACCAATCTCGGTACTGCGGAATTTTTGCGAGCAGACAATGGTGATTTTTATTTTATAGAAATTAACGCAAGACTCCAAGTAGAGCACCCAATCACGGAACTTGTCTCTGGCTTGGACCTAGTAAAACTACAGCTGGACATTGCAAACGGCGAGCCACTACCATTCAAACAAAAAGACTTGCACATGAACGGCTATGCAATAGAATGCAGAATCAACGCAGAAGACACATTTTTGGACTTTGCACCATCGACAGGCCCAGTTCCGGATGTTACAATACCGTCTGGTCCTGGAGTTCGATGCGACACGTACCTGTATCCTGGATGCACAGTATCACCATTCTATGACTCTTTGATGGCAAAACTCGTCACATGGGGCCAAACATTTGAGGAATCTCGAGTGCGAATGCTAAATGCACTAAATGACTTTTACATTCAAGGTGTAGAAACATCCATTCCTCTATACAAGACAATTCTCAAAGCAGAGGAATACAAGAAAGGAAATCTCTCAACTGACTTTTTGAAGCGATACGGAATAATTGACAGACTAACTGAAGACATCAAATCAGACCAAAAACAAAAGCAGGATGCTGCAATTGCAGGCGCAATCATGCATTCTGAATTCTTTAGAAGCAAAGTCAAATCATCACATGCTCCAAGCCACCGCTGGAAGAGCCACATGGATAGGAGATAA
- a CDS encoding acetyl-CoA carboxylase biotin carboxyl carrier protein subunit — MEYKIADIEAAFNGHIIQKTGDADYTIKINDNQHTLKILNISTRGIEFVLDSQFHSVKYLDAGTAQMKIVVDGTPFTVSMHHSLNDIVYKNSGGGDSGDAQTALHSQIPGKVVSINVNEGDSVKKGDVVCVLESMKMQVSIKSHKDGIVKKIKVKATGSVAKNDVLAEIE; from the coding sequence ATGGAATACAAAATAGCCGACATTGAGGCAGCATTCAACGGACACATAATACAAAAGACAGGCGATGCGGATTATACCATCAAAATTAATGACAATCAGCACACACTAAAAATCCTAAACATAAGTACAAGGGGAATCGAGTTTGTCTTGGATTCGCAGTTCCACTCTGTAAAATATCTGGATGCGGGAACTGCACAAATGAAGATAGTGGTGGACGGCACTCCATTTACCGTAAGTATGCACCACTCACTCAATGATATCGTCTACAAGAACTCTGGTGGAGGCGACTCTGGTGACGCACAGACTGCACTTCACAGCCAAATCCCAGGTAAGGTAGTATCAATTAATGTCAATGAGGGTGACAGTGTCAAAAAGGGCGATGTTGTGTGCGTATTGGAATCAATGAAGATGCAAGTATCAATAAAATCACACAAGGACGGAATTGTGAAGAAAATCAAGGTCAAGGCAACCGGCTCTGTTG